Proteins encoded within one genomic window of Chelatococcus sp. HY11:
- a CDS encoding ATP-binding protein, translated as MSGQQRIDRVRREYNQWVTNQTLEDFALRFTAKRARRWSPLRVANTALGAISFLALEAIGAATTLSYGFTNASLAILAVSTLIFMTGVPISYYASRYGVDIDLLTRGAGFGYIGSTITSLIYASFTFIFFAIEAVILAIAIEMMTGLPRAIGYLVSALVVIPLVTHGITLISRFQLWTQPLWIVLQIAPFIAILHYEPDVLSDWTGFTGRHGDLGGGFSLILFGAASSVMFSLVAQIGEQVDFLRFLPRERSGKRWSWWLALVSAGPGWIIIGALKMLAGSFLAVYALKQGVTEEQAVEPAEMYVMAFETIFGDPRVALYVACAFVILCQLKINVTNAYAGSIAWSNFFSRLTHSHPGRVVWLVFNLGVAVLLMELGVYRALENTLALYSNVAIGWVGAIVADLIINKPLKLSPAHIEFKRAHLYDINPVGVGAMLVATTVGISTFFGLAGELAKALSPFLALGAALVTAPLIAWGTGGKYYLARTPKKSWQKRDSIKCCICEHAFEPEDMASCPAYAGPICSLCCSLDARCDDLCKPHARYPVQMRAALTRIMPVKLHGWLTADVTYFLGVFFLAGGVIALTLTLIYLQSTSDPSVDPAIAAGLLWKAFFVLAIIIGVAAWLFVLVQASRTAAQEESRRQTALLMNEIEAHNRTDAALQRAKDAAEAANHAKSRYVVGLSHELRTPLNAIVGYAQILENDTAIAAKQRGQIHVVRRSADHLSGLIDGILDISKIEAGRLDLSRDEIPLVEFLDQIVGMFKLQAAAKGLEFCFDRPANLPAVVYADGNRLRQVLINLLSNAIKFTTEGKVTFALAYRSPVADFTIADTGPGIPAADLERIFEPFERGAGRPGQMPPGTGLGLTISKLLAGVMGGSITVTSKLGIGTAFKVKLLLSEVTDPRPIIGSEDHITGYVGRRRTIFVVDDDPVHHDLMREILGPLGFIILHATHGEACIDMARHVRPDLFLIDVSMAGMDGWALAQALREQGQDQARIVMFSASAVEAYRAAMARPFHDGYLLKPVEIRQLLREIQIQLGLEWEHGDDPIMALAQAPTGHAPLQAADVIDLRRLGELGHIRGLQSRLEVIGRANPAQRGTVADLARLVDTIDLPGFMAALNAMDQHDA; from the coding sequence ATGAGCGGCCAGCAGCGGATCGACCGGGTCCGTCGCGAATATAATCAATGGGTCACGAACCAGACCCTTGAGGATTTCGCGTTGCGTTTCACGGCCAAGCGCGCGCGCCGGTGGTCGCCGTTACGCGTCGCCAACACGGCGCTCGGGGCAATCTCGTTTCTCGCCCTGGAGGCCATCGGCGCCGCGACAACGCTCAGCTATGGCTTCACCAACGCGAGCCTCGCGATCCTGGCGGTCAGCACCCTGATTTTCATGACCGGCGTGCCGATTTCCTACTATGCGTCACGCTATGGGGTGGATATCGACCTGCTGACACGTGGCGCGGGCTTTGGATACATTGGCTCGACCATAACATCGCTGATCTACGCGTCATTCACTTTCATCTTTTTCGCCATCGAGGCCGTCATCCTCGCCATCGCCATCGAGATGATGACGGGGCTGCCTCGGGCGATTGGCTACCTCGTCAGCGCGCTCGTCGTCATCCCGCTCGTCACGCATGGCATCACCCTCATCAGCCGCTTCCAGCTGTGGACCCAGCCCCTCTGGATCGTCCTGCAGATTGCCCCCTTCATCGCCATCCTGCATTATGAGCCGGATGTACTGTCGGACTGGACGGGCTTCACCGGACGCCATGGCGACCTCGGCGGGGGCTTTTCGCTGATTCTGTTCGGCGCCGCCTCCAGCGTCATGTTCTCGCTCGTCGCGCAGATCGGCGAGCAAGTGGACTTCCTGCGCTTCCTTCCGCGAGAGCGCAGCGGCAAGCGATGGTCCTGGTGGCTGGCATTGGTCTCCGCGGGACCTGGATGGATCATCATCGGCGCGCTGAAGATGCTGGCCGGCTCCTTTCTTGCCGTCTATGCGCTGAAGCAGGGCGTGACGGAGGAGCAGGCCGTCGAACCGGCCGAGATGTATGTGATGGCCTTCGAGACCATTTTCGGCGATCCACGCGTCGCGCTCTATGTCGCCTGCGCCTTCGTCATCCTGTGCCAGCTCAAGATCAATGTGACAAACGCCTATGCCGGGTCCATCGCCTGGTCGAATTTCTTCTCCCGCCTCACCCACAGCCATCCGGGCCGTGTCGTATGGCTTGTATTCAACCTCGGCGTGGCCGTCCTTCTGATGGAACTCGGCGTCTACCGCGCCCTGGAAAACACCCTCGCGCTCTATTCTAATGTCGCCATCGGCTGGGTCGGCGCCATTGTCGCTGACCTGATCATCAACAAGCCGCTGAAGCTCTCACCGGCGCATATCGAATTCAAGCGCGCCCATCTCTACGATATCAATCCCGTCGGGGTCGGCGCCATGCTGGTCGCCACGACCGTCGGCATATCGACCTTTTTCGGCCTCGCCGGCGAGCTGGCAAAGGCGCTGTCGCCCTTTCTGGCGCTGGGCGCCGCCCTCGTCACGGCGCCCCTTATCGCCTGGGGGACGGGCGGGAAATATTATCTGGCGCGGACGCCCAAGAAGAGTTGGCAGAAGCGCGACTCGATCAAATGCTGCATCTGCGAGCACGCCTTCGAGCCCGAGGACATGGCCTCCTGCCCGGCCTATGCGGGGCCGATCTGCTCGCTCTGCTGTTCGCTCGATGCGCGTTGCGACGATCTCTGCAAGCCGCATGCGCGCTATCCCGTGCAGATGCGAGCCGCGCTGACGCGCATCATGCCGGTCAAGCTCCATGGGTGGCTGACGGCCGACGTTACCTATTTCCTGGGCGTGTTCTTCCTGGCGGGCGGCGTCATCGCCCTCACGCTCACTCTGATCTATCTGCAGAGCACAAGCGATCCGTCCGTCGACCCGGCCATCGCCGCTGGTCTCCTCTGGAAGGCCTTCTTCGTCCTCGCCATCATCATCGGCGTCGCCGCCTGGCTGTTCGTCCTCGTCCAGGCGAGCCGCACCGCGGCCCAGGAAGAATCCCGCCGGCAGACAGCGCTCCTGATGAACGAGATCGAGGCGCACAACCGGACCGATGCGGCACTGCAGCGCGCCAAGGACGCGGCCGAAGCCGCCAACCATGCCAAGAGCCGCTATGTGGTGGGGCTGAGCCACGAATTGCGCACGCCGCTCAACGCCATCGTCGGCTATGCCCAGATCCTCGAGAATGACACCGCGATCGCCGCGAAGCAGCGCGGGCAGATCCATGTCGTCCGCCGCAGCGCCGATCACCTGTCCGGCCTGATCGACGGCATTCTCGACATATCCAAGATCGAGGCTGGTCGGCTCGATCTGTCACGCGACGAAATCCCGCTGGTCGAATTCCTCGATCAGATCGTCGGCATGTTCAAGCTGCAGGCCGCTGCCAAGGGTCTCGAATTCTGCTTCGACAGACCCGCAAACCTGCCCGCGGTCGTCTATGCCGATGGTAACCGTCTGCGTCAGGTCCTGATCAACCTCCTCTCCAATGCCATCAAGTTTACCACGGAAGGCAAGGTCACCTTCGCGCTGGCCTATCGCAGCCCCGTTGCCGACTTCACCATAGCGGATACAGGGCCCGGCATCCCGGCGGCGGATCTGGAGCGCATCTTCGAGCCCTTCGAGCGGGGCGCGGGGCGTCCCGGGCAGATGCCGCCCGGCACGGGGCTTGGACTGACCATCTCGAAGCTTCTCGCCGGCGTGATGGGCGGCAGCATCACCGTGACGAGCAAGCTCGGCATTGGCACTGCCTTCAAGGTCAAGCTGCTTCTTTCGGAAGTGACGGATCCCCGCCCGATCATCGGGAGCGAGGACCATATCACGGGCTATGTCGGTCGCCGGCGGACGATCTTCGTGGTCGATGACGACCCCGTGCACCACGACCTCATGCGCGAGATCCTCGGGCCGCTCGGCTTCATCATTCTCCATGCGACCCATGGCGAGGCCTGCATCGACATGGCACGCCACGTCCGTCCGGATCTCTTCCTCATCGACGTCTCCATGGCTGGCATGGATGGCTGGGCCCTGGCGCAGGCCCTGCGCGAGCAGGGGCAGGATCAGGCGCGCATTGTCATGTTTTCGGCCAGCGCTGTTGAAGCCTACAGAGCCGCAATGGCCCGCCCTTTCCATGACGGCTATCTGCTGAAGCCGGTCGAGATCCGCCAGCTTCTCCGCGAGATCCAGATTCAACTCGGGCTCGAATGGGAGCATGGAGACGATCCCATAATGGCCCTGGCACAGGCCCCAACCGGTCACGCGCCCCTCCAGGCCGCCGACGTCATTGACCTCCGGCGCCTTGGCGAGCTTGGCCATATTCGCGGCCTGCAGTCCAGACTGGAGGTGATCGGGCGCGCGAACCCCGCGCAACGCGGCACCGTTGCTGACCTCGCGCGCCTCGTCGACACGATCGATCTTCCCGGCTTCATGGCCGCCCTCAATGCGATGGATCAGCATGACGCATAG
- the urtA gene encoding urea ABC transporter substrate-binding protein: protein MAYDKDRPQSDLRRRMLLGMAAMPFAGLALPRTAFAQAPATSAVNTTGLAVTDTEVTVGILHSVTGTMAISETGSVQAEKLAIEQINAEGGVLGRKIKFIQEDGASDWPTFAEKAKKLLVNDKCAAVMGCWTSASRKAVLPVFEQYNGMLYYPTFYEGLEQSKNVIYTGQEATQQILAGLDWVSKEKGAKTFYLLGSDYIWPRTSNKIARKHIENVLKTKVVGEEYFPLGHTQFNSVINKIKLTKPDVIYAIIVGGSNVAFYKQLKAAGIDLNKQTLVTISVTEDEIDGIGGENIAGAYACMKYFQSLDNPNNKQFVSAFKKMWGEKTVIGDVTQAAYLGPWLWKLTVEKAGSFDVDKIAEASAGVEFKQAPEGYVKIHPNHHLWSKTRVGRARPDGQYDVIYETAELMEPDPFPKGYQ, encoded by the coding sequence ATGGCGTACGATAAGGATCGTCCGCAATCAGATCTTCGACGCAGGATGCTTCTCGGCATGGCCGCCATGCCATTTGCCGGACTTGCCTTGCCACGGACTGCCTTCGCGCAGGCGCCGGCGACCTCCGCCGTCAACACGACCGGCCTTGCCGTCACCGATACCGAGGTCACCGTCGGTATCCTTCACTCCGTAACGGGTACGATGGCCATCTCGGAAACGGGCTCTGTCCAGGCCGAGAAGCTCGCCATCGAGCAGATCAACGCCGAAGGCGGCGTTCTCGGGCGGAAGATCAAGTTCATCCAGGAGGACGGCGCCAGCGACTGGCCGACCTTCGCTGAAAAGGCGAAGAAACTTCTCGTCAACGACAAATGCGCGGCCGTCATGGGTTGCTGGACTTCGGCCTCCCGCAAGGCGGTTCTGCCCGTCTTCGAGCAATATAACGGTATGCTCTACTATCCGACGTTCTATGAAGGACTGGAGCAGTCAAAGAACGTCATCTATACGGGTCAGGAGGCGACGCAGCAAATCCTCGCGGGCCTCGATTGGGTCTCCAAGGAGAAGGGTGCCAAGACCTTCTATCTGCTCGGCTCGGACTATATCTGGCCGCGCACGTCCAACAAGATCGCGCGCAAGCACATCGAGAACGTCCTCAAAACGAAGGTCGTCGGCGAGGAATATTTCCCGCTCGGGCATACGCAGTTCAATTCCGTCATCAACAAAATCAAGTTGACGAAGCCGGACGTGATCTACGCCATTATCGTGGGTGGTTCGAACGTCGCTTTCTACAAGCAGCTCAAGGCGGCCGGTATCGACCTCAACAAGCAGACGCTGGTCACGATTTCGGTCACGGAAGACGAGATCGATGGTATCGGTGGTGAAAACATCGCGGGCGCCTATGCCTGCATGAAGTATTTCCAGTCGCTCGATAATCCGAACAACAAGCAGTTCGTCTCCGCCTTCAAGAAGATGTGGGGCGAGAAAACTGTCATCGGTGACGTCACGCAGGCGGCCTATCTCGGGCCCTGGCTGTGGAAACTGACGGTGGAGAAGGCCGGGTCCTTCGACGTGGACAAGATCGCGGAAGCGTCCGCCGGGGTGGAATTCAAGCAGGCGCCAGAAGGCTATGTGAAGATCCATCCCAATCACCACCTGTGGTCCAAGACCCGCGTCGGACGCGCGCGCCCTGATGGACAATATGATGTGATCTACGAGACCGCCGAGCTGATGGAGCCGGACCCCTTCCCCAAGGGCTATCAATAA
- the urtB gene encoding urea ABC transporter permease subunit UrtB gives MFGDYSLGELTSIFVMQGFAGLILFSVFLLMALGLAIIFGQMGVINMAHGEFMILGAYVTWMCSTFFHSYLPALVPIYFFIAMILAFLASGALGVAVEWLMIRRLYKRPLDTLLATWGLSLILQQFYRSVFGPREVGVELPQWMLGSLPVTDVIEIQINGLFVMALTTIITIAVAVMMYRSRWGMQVRAVVQNRVMAGAVGINTEKVDRYTFGIGCGIAGIAGSAFTMIGSTGPTAGQLYIVDTFLVVVFGGAASLAGTIASAFTISQAQSIMEFFLSGSIAKVLTLLAVVGILMLRPQGLFVLKVRR, from the coding sequence ATGTTCGGCGATTATTCGCTCGGCGAGCTTACATCGATATTCGTGATGCAGGGCTTCGCCGGCCTTATCTTATTTTCGGTATTCCTATTGATGGCGCTGGGGCTTGCCATCATCTTCGGCCAGATGGGCGTCATCAACATGGCCCATGGCGAATTCATGATCCTTGGCGCCTATGTGACCTGGATGTGCTCAACATTCTTTCACAGCTACTTGCCCGCGCTGGTGCCGATCTACTTCTTCATCGCGATGATCCTGGCCTTCCTTGCCTCCGGCGCGCTGGGCGTCGCCGTGGAGTGGCTGATGATCAGACGGCTCTACAAGCGACCGCTGGATACGCTGCTGGCCACCTGGGGGCTCTCGCTCATCCTGCAGCAGTTCTACCGGTCGGTTTTCGGTCCGCGCGAGGTCGGCGTCGAGCTGCCTCAGTGGATGCTGGGCTCGCTTCCGGTGACGGATGTCATCGAGATCCAGATCAACGGCCTCTTCGTGATGGCCCTGACAACCATCATCACCATCGCCGTCGCTGTCATGATGTATCGCTCGCGCTGGGGCATGCAGGTGCGTGCCGTGGTGCAGAACCGTGTCATGGCGGGCGCGGTGGGCATCAACACCGAGAAAGTCGATCGTTACACCTTCGGCATTGGTTGCGGCATTGCCGGTATCGCCGGCTCGGCCTTCACGATGATCGGCTCCACGGGGCCAACCGCAGGCCAGCTCTACATCGTCGACACCTTTCTCGTGGTCGTCTTCGGAGGCGCCGCCAGCCTTGCCGGGACCATCGCCTCGGCCTTCACCATCTCGCAGGCGCAGTCGATCATGGAGTTCTTCCTGTCCGGCTCCATCGCCAAGGTTCTCACATTGCTCGCGGTGGTCGGCATTCTCATGCTGCGGCCGCAGGGCCTGTTCGTCCTCAAGGTCAGGCGCTGA
- the urtC gene encoding urea ABC transporter permease subunit UrtC, whose product MVIRSKSADDTAFMKPLEVVSILIVAALILVVLPATLDAFRLNLVGKYLTYAFVALGLVLCWGFGGILSLGQGIFFGLGGYCMAMYLKLEASSVENTKIQSTPGIPDFMDWNQLTELPFFWLPFKSLTLTLILIIAVPTLFAFFIGAAMFKRRVGGVYFAIITQAIAAILTILIVGRQGYTGGINGITDLRTLQGWDIRTDSAKQILYFVNGGLLIACILLAQYVKRSKLGRVLVAMRDKEDRVRFSGYSVANFKIFAFCLAAAFAAIGGAMFTLQVGFMSPSFVGIVPSIEMVIYTAVGGRLSLFGAVYGTLLVNVAKTAFSESFPELWLFGLGALFIAVVMVFPNGLAGIYHSYVAPLVARVTRRRPAETEQPLHGAPAE is encoded by the coding sequence ATGGTCATTCGCTCCAAATCCGCCGACGACACGGCCTTCATGAAGCCGCTGGAAGTCGTCTCGATCCTCATCGTCGCCGCCCTGATCCTGGTGGTCCTCCCCGCGACGCTCGATGCGTTCCGCCTGAACCTCGTCGGCAAATATCTCACCTATGCCTTCGTGGCGCTGGGGCTCGTGCTGTGCTGGGGCTTCGGGGGCATTCTCAGCCTTGGCCAGGGCATCTTCTTCGGCCTCGGCGGCTACTGCATGGCGATGTATCTCAAGCTCGAGGCGTCGAGCGTCGAGAACACCAAGATCCAGTCCACGCCCGGCATCCCGGACTTCATGGACTGGAACCAGCTGACGGAACTTCCATTCTTCTGGCTGCCGTTCAAGAGCCTGACTTTGACGCTGATCCTCATCATCGCGGTGCCAACGCTGTTTGCCTTCTTTATTGGCGCCGCCATGTTCAAGCGACGTGTCGGCGGCGTGTACTTCGCCATCATCACCCAGGCGATCGCGGCGATCCTCACCATCCTGATCGTTGGCCGGCAGGGGTACACCGGCGGCATCAACGGCATCACGGATCTCAGGACCCTGCAAGGCTGGGACATCCGCACAGACAGCGCCAAGCAGATCCTCTATTTCGTCAATGGCGGCCTTCTGATCGCCTGCATCCTGCTCGCCCAATATGTAAAGCGCTCCAAGCTCGGCCGCGTGCTGGTCGCCATGCGCGACAAGGAGGACCGGGTCCGGTTCTCCGGCTATTCCGTCGCCAACTTCAAGATCTTCGCCTTCTGCCTGGCGGCCGCCTTCGCGGCGATCGGCGGCGCGATGTTCACGCTGCAGGTGGGGTTCATGTCGCCGTCCTTCGTCGGCATCGTGCCGTCGATCGAGATGGTGATCTACACCGCGGTCGGCGGCCGGCTGTCGCTCTTCGGGGCGGTCTACGGCACGCTTCTGGTCAACGTCGCCAAGACGGCCTTCTCGGAGAGCTTTCCTGAGCTCTGGCTGTTCGGGCTCGGTGCGCTGTTCATCGCCGTCGTGATGGTGTTCCCGAACGGGCTCGCCGGCATCTACCACAGCTATGTCGCCCCGCTGGTCGCGCGTGTCACGCGGCGGCGGCCGGCGGAAACCGAGCAGCCTTTGCACGGCGCTCCCGCGGAGTGA
- the urtD gene encoding urea ABC transporter ATP-binding protein UrtD, with protein sequence MIIPPKDPQKQFVLAVEALTVSFDGFKAVNDVSFYVDENEIRVIIGPNGAGKTTVLDLICGRTRATSGSIKFRDMELTKMSESNIVLAGVGRKFQNPSIYDDLTVFENLEISFPRGRSVFGALTFRRDAEVRARVEDIAETIFLADHLDERAEFLSHGQKQWLEIGMLLIQDPDLMMLDEPVAGMSVSERKKTAELLHKIIKNRSVIVIEHDMKFVEDIAHRVTVLHQGKVLSEGSMDRVKHDPRVIEVYLGH encoded by the coding sequence ATGATCATTCCCCCGAAAGATCCGCAGAAGCAGTTCGTCCTCGCTGTCGAGGCTCTGACCGTGTCCTTTGATGGGTTCAAGGCGGTGAACGACGTCTCGTTCTATGTGGACGAGAATGAAATCCGCGTTATCATCGGTCCAAACGGGGCCGGTAAGACAACCGTTCTTGATCTCATCTGTGGGCGTACCAGGGCGACATCTGGCTCCATCAAGTTCCGCGACATGGAACTGACGAAGATGTCAGAGAGCAACATCGTGCTGGCCGGCGTCGGCCGGAAGTTCCAGAATCCCTCCATCTACGATGACCTGACGGTCTTCGAGAACCTGGAGATTTCCTTTCCGCGCGGGCGCTCCGTCTTTGGTGCGCTGACGTTCAGGCGCGACGCGGAGGTGCGTGCGCGGGTCGAGGACATCGCCGAGACCATCTTCCTCGCCGATCATCTCGATGAACGGGCCGAGTTTCTCAGCCACGGCCAGAAACAGTGGCTGGAGATCGGCATGCTGCTGATCCAGGATCCGGATCTCATGATGCTCGATGAACCGGTTGCCGGCATGAGTGTGAGCGAGCGCAAGAAGACCGCAGAACTCCTGCACAAGATCATCAAGAACCGCTCGGTGATCGTCATCGAGCACGACATGAAATTCGTCGAGGACATCGCCCATCGCGTCACCGTGCTGCACCAGGGCAAGGTTCTCTCGGAGGGCTCGATGGACCGCGTGAAACATGATCCGCGTGTCATCGAAGTCTATCTCGGGCATTGA
- the urtE gene encoding urea ABC transporter ATP-binding subunit UrtE, giving the protein MLTVQDLHVAYGQSEVLHGLDFRIAPGEIVAIMGRNGMGKTTLMKALMGVVPTKSGHVTVGSDEITGLKSYERVAKGVAYVPQGRMIFSTMTVKENIETGLTTTGESEVPESIYELFPVLLEMKGRRGGNLSGGQQQQLAIARALASKPKVLLLDEPTEGIQPSIIRDMARTLKRIRDERGLSIVVSEQVLSFALDIADRILVIENGEIVHEEDRQAVDEAKISSFLSV; this is encoded by the coding sequence ATGCTGACAGTCCAGGACCTGCATGTCGCCTATGGCCAGAGCGAGGTTCTCCATGGCCTCGACTTCCGTATCGCGCCCGGCGAGATCGTCGCCATCATGGGGCGCAACGGCATGGGCAAGACAACGCTCATGAAGGCGCTGATGGGCGTCGTTCCCACGAAGAGTGGCCATGTGACCGTCGGTTCCGACGAGATCACCGGGCTCAAGAGCTATGAGCGCGTCGCCAAGGGCGTGGCCTATGTGCCGCAAGGGCGGATGATTTTCTCGACGATGACGGTCAAGGAGAACATCGAGACCGGCCTGACGACCACGGGCGAGTCGGAGGTGCCCGAGAGCATCTACGAACTTTTTCCCGTGCTGCTCGAAATGAAGGGCCGGCGCGGCGGAAATCTCTCAGGTGGTCAGCAGCAGCAGCTCGCTATTGCCCGCGCGCTGGCGAGTAAGCCCAAGGTTCTCCTGCTCGACGAGCCGACGGAGGGTATTCAGCCGTCGATCATCCGCGACATGGCCCGCACCTTGAAACGCATCCGCGACGAGCGCGGCTTGTCCATTGTCGTGTCCGAGCAGGTGCTGTCCTTCGCCCTCGATATCGCGGACCGCATCCTCGTCATCGAGAATGGCGAAATTGTCCACGAGGAGGATCGCCAGGCCGTCGACGAAGCCAAGATCTCAAGTTTTCTCTCGGTTTAA
- the fmdA gene encoding formamidase yields the protein MPDTIIKIDLNQSAYENDKVHNRWHPDIPMVAMVKPGDDFIVETYDWTGGFIKNNDDASDVRDIDLSIVHFLSGPIGVEGAEPGDLLVVDLLDIGALPESQWGFNGFFSKKNGGGFLTDHFPEAQKSIWDFEGLFTKSRHVPGVRYAGLIHPGLIGCLPDPKLLATWNEREVGFIKTNPERVPPLANPPFGPTAHMGRLKGEAKAKAAAEGARTVPPREHGGNCDIKDLSRGSKIFFPVYVPGAGLSMGDLHFSQGDGEITFCGAIEMAGWVHVKVDLIKGGMAKYGIKNPIFKPSPITPNYNDYLIFEGISVDEQGGQHYLDVHVAYRQACLNAIEYLKKFGYSGAQAYSILGTAPVQGHISGVVDIPNACATLWLPTQIFDFDINPSASGPQKFLDGSVDMPLAPDL from the coding sequence ATGCCCGATACAATCATCAAGATCGATCTCAACCAGTCGGCCTATGAAAATGACAAGGTTCACAACCGTTGGCATCCGGATATTCCGATGGTGGCGATGGTGAAGCCCGGCGATGATTTCATCGTCGAGACCTATGATTGGACGGGCGGTTTCATCAAGAACAACGACGACGCGTCCGATGTGCGTGATATTGATCTGTCGATCGTGCATTTCCTGTCGGGGCCGATCGGTGTCGAGGGTGCCGAGCCCGGTGATCTCCTTGTCGTCGATCTCCTCGATATCGGGGCCTTGCCGGAGAGCCAGTGGGGCTTCAACGGGTTCTTCTCCAAGAAGAACGGCGGCGGCTTCCTCACCGATCATTTCCCTGAGGCGCAGAAGTCGATCTGGGATTTCGAGGGCCTCTTCACGAAATCGCGTCACGTCCCGGGCGTGCGGTACGCCGGCCTGATCCATCCGGGGCTCATCGGTTGCCTGCCCGACCCCAAACTGCTCGCTACCTGGAACGAGCGCGAGGTCGGCTTCATCAAGACAAATCCGGAGCGCGTGCCGCCGCTTGCCAACCCGCCCTTCGGGCCGACGGCCCATATGGGGCGGCTGAAGGGCGAGGCGAAGGCCAAGGCGGCGGCCGAGGGCGCGCGCACGGTGCCCCCGCGTGAGCACGGCGGCAATTGCGACATCAAGGATCTCTCGCGCGGCTCGAAGATCTTTTTCCCGGTCTATGTGCCGGGTGCCGGCCTTTCCATGGGCGACCTGCACTTCAGCCAGGGTGATGGCGAGATCACCTTTTGCGGCGCCATCGAGATGGCGGGATGGGTGCATGTGAAGGTGGACCTCATCAAGGGCGGAATGGCGAAATACGGGATCAAGAACCCGATCTTCAAGCCGTCGCCGATCACGCCGAACTACAATGACTACCTCATCTTCGAGGGCATTTCCGTCGACGAGCAGGGTGGCCAGCACTATCTCGATGTCCATGTCGCCTATCGGCAGGCCTGTCTCAACGCCATCGAATACCTGAAGAAATTCGGATATTCCGGCGCGCAGGCCTATTCGATCCTCGGAACGGCTCCCGTCCAGGGCCACATCTCCGGCGTCGTCGATATTCCGAATGCTTGCGCAACCTTGTGGTTGCCGACGCAGATCTTCGACTTCGACATCAATCCGAGCGCATCCGGGCCGCAGAAATTCCTGGACGGCTCCGTCGATATGCCGCTCGCACCGGATCTGTGA
- a CDS encoding zinc ribbon domain-containing protein produces the protein MPVYDYECHACGPFTALRPMADFAAPCDCPDCGEEAPRVLLTAPAIGMANRSSHLAHAANERSAHEPRRSSGHGAGCGCCSGKSLALKGRGGKGSGAGEGVSAGQAAKSFPSARPWMISH, from the coding sequence ATGCCTGTGTATGACTATGAATGCCATGCCTGCGGACCCTTCACCGCACTGCGGCCGATGGCGGACTTCGCGGCACCTTGCGATTGCCCGGATTGCGGCGAGGAGGCACCGCGGGTCCTGCTGACCGCGCCCGCGATCGGCATGGCGAACCGGTCGTCACACCTTGCCCATGCCGCCAACGAACGCAGCGCACATGAACCGCGACGGTCGTCCGGGCATGGCGCGGGATGCGGATGCTGCTCCGGAAAATCCCTCGCGCTCAAGGGCCGGGGCGGAAAAGGAAGCGGTGCCGGCGAGGGGGTAAGCGCGGGACAGGCCGCCAAGTCCTTCCCGTCGGCCCGCCCGTGGATGATCAGTCACTGA
- a CDS encoding LysR family transcriptional regulator, with protein sequence MRNPQNPLSAFHLNVLTVLFEERNVTRAARRLRLSQPATSLVLKQLREMFGDPLLVRGQGGMVLTERARVLQGMAAKVLEELDGLLVDPEDFDPSSTQQTFTIALPDQILPLTLSSVMQEFRRRAPLARLTMRALGPDFDFEGALANGTVDLVISNWPAPPPSLRRSILFEDEFVCLVDRNHHFTRHPPSADAYLAADHVVPADYAIAHRGVVETHLSVIRAVRERRVVSAYFSMAPYLLVDTDLVFTVTRHFAEHFANILPLAIIPSPIVYPPIQFYQLWHERMHHAPTHRWFRQVIGRMRATGMRIPRGD encoded by the coding sequence ATGCGCAACCCGCAAAACCCGCTCAGCGCTTTCCATCTCAACGTGCTCACTGTGCTATTCGAGGAAAGGAACGTCACGCGGGCAGCGCGCCGGCTCCGTCTGTCGCAACCGGCCACCAGCCTCGTCCTGAAGCAGCTCCGAGAGATGTTCGGCGATCCGCTGCTCGTGCGTGGCCAGGGGGGCATGGTTCTCACGGAACGGGCGCGCGTTCTGCAGGGCATGGCGGCGAAAGTTCTCGAGGAACTCGATGGCCTGCTCGTCGATCCCGAGGATTTTGATCCCTCGTCGACCCAGCAGACCTTCACGATCGCCCTGCCCGATCAGATTCTGCCGCTCACGCTGAGCAGCGTCATGCAGGAATTTCGGCGACGCGCTCCGCTGGCACGTCTCACCATGCGCGCCCTGGGCCCGGATTTCGATTTCGAGGGCGCGCTCGCCAACGGCACAGTCGACCTCGTCATCAGCAATTGGCCAGCGCCGCCGCCCTCCCTGCGCCGCTCCATCCTGTTCGAGGACGAGTTCGTCTGCCTTGTCGATCGCAATCATCACTTCACACGGCACCCACCATCGGCCGATGCCTATCTCGCCGCCGATCACGTGGTGCCGGCTGACTATGCCATTGCCCACCGTGGCGTCGTCGAAACCCATCTCAGCGTGATACGGGCGGTCCGCGAGCGACGGGTCGTCAGCGCCTATTTTTCAATGGCCCCGTATCTGCTCGTCGACACCGACCTGGTTTTCACGGTGACCCGGCATTTTGCCGAACACTTCGCCAACATCCTGCCACTGGCGATCATTCCATCACCAATCGTCTATCCGCCTATCCAGTTCTATCAGCTCTGGCATGAACGCATGCATCACGCGCCGACGCACCGCTGGTTTCGCCAGGTCATCGGCCGCATGCGGGCGACGGGGATGCGCATTCCACGCGGGGACTAG